aataagcAATATATAAGTGAATCAGCTCCCCGACAATAAGCTGAATTTACCTAAGTTAAAACTCTACTCATTTAATATACTAGCTCAAATTCCGACTAAAGTTAAGGTCACAAACTCATGAGCTCATTTATTGAGCTATTAAGGAATCTAAGTTCGAGTTGACTCACCAATCGGTTTAATTCACTTTCTGTCTTACTGACAATGTCTAACCAAGAATTAGACCAAATTTCTGTCATCCCTAAATTAGCAGAACTAGTTTGATAAATGAGCAAAGTTCAATACTCCATGGAGACAGttgtattttaatcttttaagttttaatgaTTTAACTCTGCTAAAGTGCATGGCAACTCATCATAAGATAACTATCCCCATACACCTTATTCTCGAAATTACAGTAACACTATAACAAAATGAAATCCGTTTCTTGAAACATAGGGGTATATGGCGGTTTGGGGTTGGATAACTTTTCCATCTCATCTAACGCAAGCAACTTAGGAAGGGGTGGCATTAGGCTCATTGGGTCTGGTGTTTCATTCAAACTGcaacgaaaaataaaagcagAACAGAAAAGTTTATGAGTAACATTGGTCTTAAGCATAGTCAAAATGCTGTTTATAACTTActctttcataattttattgaagttcTCTCTCACTTGGTGAAAAATCTCAATATTCTTCCCATGCTGtaaacaaatttgaaaagaatagAAAACATTATATGTTAATTTTGCAGCCAACAAGAATGGAAATGGTGAACTAATCAACTAGAAAATTAAGTCTCATAAATAAAACTATATTACAACTCTCAGCAGTTTTCACAGGGGAATATATTAGAGTATACATAAACATTGATATAaacattaaatagaaaaaatgcTTTAATAACCCTTTTTATCCATAGGATTCAGACACCTTAGGTTGTTCAACAAGTTACAAACACCCTTGACTCACCATACGAGAAGCAAGATTTTTTGAGAGTTGGTTGAAGGCCTGTGCATTTTGCTCCATGAGTGTACCTATTAGACCTCCAATTGCTGCAAAAAACAGCAAAGTTCAGAGGAGGTTCTTTATGCTTGAACATTAAAGCaaggaaaatgaaaaatgatATGGAAACTGACCTTTGTAAGAAGTACAATCAGTACTTTTCATCGTAGCCATTCGTGGCACTGATGAGGCAACATCGGATCGAGCAACAAGGCGAGAAGAAGGCACTGCACGGCCTGAAACTTTCTCctgcaaaagaaacaaaaaaaagagggaaACTTGAGTTTCCACtgctacaaaataaaattatgagagTAAGATAATTAAGATAAACAACAATGCATGATGCTTGATCTATTTCAAAAAGTaagataattatataaatattaacagTGTCTCcactaaaaacaaaaactaaaaagagcTAGAGCTATATAACCAAACAAAAAGAAGGTAAAATGAAAAAGAGGATCCAGTGATGCAATACCTTTCTATTTCTACTTTTCTTGGTTAACTTAAGATCATCCTTCCTCTTCTTGCTATTTTGAATGTTTTCTTCTTTCTGTAAAATATAAACTAAGCATGTCACTATAGAACTGGCTCTTAAAAAAAAGCATTTATCTTCAATTAAATCAAAACCAGCAAAAAGTAATTCTAAAGCAATCTCATGAAATTCTCATGCCTTCTATAACaatctttgataaaaaaaaaggatcatcatcatcaaaattgTCAATTACATAAACCATtgacagaaaaaaaatattacatagcTTACTTCCTTCATCCACCGAACTCGAAGCGCCACATCCCTAACTGTCTTATCTTGCAGCTGTTGTGCTATGGTCGCATAGACTGTTACGTTAGAACCAACACCAGCATACCTACaacaaaataaatgaatttGACATAAGCTCAAAATGCAATTCAAACTTGGAGGCTACAAAAGATGATAATTAAGATGTTAACAGGCATTATATTAAGCAATTTAGTCAAACGTATCGAACCACTTAACAAATATTAACTATCATGGTCACATGAAACAATAATATTCATCTTAAGCAACCAAAATAAGTGTATAATGGATTTTAAATTTGGcccaatacaaaaaattaacaatccCAACCCTAATTTACCAATGGAATTTATCCAATATCCTCTTCTCCCAATCTCTGCTACCCCATCCTCATCAATCATCCCACCCCTCTAGCATTAGAAGCTCCTTCACCATCAAACAACCATCCACgtagttattaaaataatcatccgaTTACCTAGTGAAATGACCATTCATGATTTGTACttaaattaatcaaacaaaaaattaagaaataaaataagtatcTAAGTTCGTCCGTTGATGTATATACTTTGAAGACGTAAGTGGAGCGAAATCCAAGAAAATAAAGTTGGCCGAAAATCTCCACAACACCATGAAACAAAGCACTCACCTTCTTGAATCCGATACACCAGCCTTCCCGCCACATATCTTTGCCTCACTCCACCATGAAACTGTTTTTAGATTCAAGACATCTGGGAAGTACACTGCACTTGGCCACAATTGACCCAAGAAGGGATCCCCATCGTGCTTGATGAAAACATCATTGGCCATTCCTCTTTGGTATACGCCATAGGGCAATTCCGGAATCAACGATCACAACGTACTTCATTCCAATGACATCCACCGAACTCGAAGCGCCACATCCCTAACTGTCTTATCTTGCAGCTGTTGTGCTATGGTCGCATAGACTGTTACGTTAGAACCAACACCAGCGTACCTACaacaaaataaatgaatttGACATAAGCTCAAAATCCAATTCAAACTTGGAGGCTACAAAAGATGATAATTAAGATGTTAACACGCATTATATTAAGCAATTTAGTCAAACATATCGAATCGTCATCACATGAAACAACAATATTCATCTTAAGCAACCAAAATAAGTTTAAACACAACTTCATACCCAACGCTTGAATCCCAAATTGCATATAAATTAGGAAAATCACTCTAAACATAGATACGTATATTAATTATCATACCAAAACAAAAAACCATAGATATGATCAATAAAGGGTAACATAATCACTCACCTAGCAAGTCCATCTTCAAGAATAGCTTGTTCTTCAAGGTTCCATTCAACTGCTACACCAGGAATGTGCCTCGGAGTCTGCTCTATGGCCGAAGCAGAAGCGGTCGGAGCCATGGAATTCCCGCCATAGCTGCATGAGGAAGATGGTGATGGAACAACATGGTTCCAAGCACTGAAGTGcgagaaggaggaggaaggaggaggatagGTAGCCATTGAAACGAAACGCACCCTTTTCTTAGAAGATTCCAAGAATGAATCTTTAGAGGCCAACCTTGTGAATGGAATCAAAGGGTATAGGAATCCACAGTTGGTTCCCGCCAATTGTCGCCAAAAGCAGTGAAACAGAGAaacatgaaagaaaagaaagaaaggaaattgAAGCGAATATCGAAGGCGGAGAAGTGGTTGAGAGAAGAGAGGGATTGGGATTGGGATTGGAGACAAAGtgaatcagaatcagaatctgAGAGCTTGGTAATGGTGGGAGAAGCAGAAAGCTAAGATTTGTTATAACACACAATTtgaaatttagtcaaatattctaaatttttttccttttcaaaaagttaATATATTCcttttgaaattaataattttattctattattctaTTGTTATGCTCTCTTTAATATTTATCCTATTATTAGTGTTTTATCTACGTGCAAAAGGTAGAGGAAATCTagatagaataaattaaatgcataaattataaaatcataataagatttaaatagtaaaattatttaatctaataaaaaatttaaaatttattgatttattatattaaaaagagctacataattaataaatattattattttttattaataattagtcaataataatttatatctatatttatagatattttatacacaaaaacatataatttacacttatatttaccaaaaattttatacacatatttgcacttaaattttttaaattttacacatataaattaataaaatttatttattaaaaaaatttgatatttatattgatcaaataataattaaaaatattaaaaattactaaccgtcaaaactttttcttttaaaaatataatacccATAATTTATTAACTCCAAAAATTATTAACTCATATAAATGGTACTgtcatattttttatctctcaAATTTACTAACAcataaaaaaacaatttttttttttacttcatgaccatttttattatatgaaaCACACATTACAATTTACAAGCATATAACTACCACCTATTTATAGATATCATAGGCGGTTATTTACAATACAACTTGGAGCTAAAACACTTTTTAAAACCTTGTAAATAATAAACTATTCCTAAGTATTGGCAATAAGAAGTTTGTGGATGTTCCTCTTCCATGATTTCTTTTaccttctttgacttttcaaaCTTTTCAGCACATATATCAACCAATTAAAATTGAACTACTAACCAAGTTACTCTTGTCTCATGTGTTCTAGTTATTTTTTGATCTTTGTATCTATACACCTCTGACTACTTGCTTACTTAGTAATCAATTCATGATAATTCTAATGTGGCTATGTAATACaagttgatttattttttttaaattaatattatctcCCTTAAATCAgacttatataattaattattctaaacatcttttttaatttgtaaaataatttgATCTTTAAcgattttgtaaataaatctccAACTTATTCTTCGATAGGACAGTATTTAATCACAACTTCTTTCTCATTTATCAActctctaattttataaaaccGAATGTCAATATGCTTCGATCTTTCATGGAATAGTGAATTTTCGCAAAATATAATAACTAACTTGTTATCACAAAATATCGTTGTTGGAGTACTTTATTTCTCGTTTAATTCCTCAAGAATTCTTCTTAGCCAAACTATTTGCGTTGCACAACTTGCTGCTGCTATGTATTTTGTTTCTGCTATAGAGAGTGTTACTActggttgttttttttttgtgaccaTGAAATTACACCAGAATCAAGATGAAATGCAAATTAGAACGTAccttttcttgttttaatttctcCAATCCAATCACTATCAGTGTAGTCGACAAAATTTACTTCATtagtattttcataaaaaataccATCATTTAAAGTACATTTGATATATCGAAGAATTCTTTTTATCGCTTACAAATGGTGGGTACAAGGCTCCTCCATAAATCTACTAAGAAAACCAACTCCAAACACAATATCTGGTCTAGCCGCAGTCAAGTACCTTAGACATTCAATCAAACTTTTGTAATAAGTAGGATTTACTTTCTTTATTTATCTTCTCTTAATAACTTAAACTTTTCTTCGACTGGAGTAGGAACTAGTTTTGATTGCTTCATCTGAAAGTAAGAAATCAAACTCATATCTGTCATTTCAAAGTATTTTAGTATAGGCTCCCTGAATTCTACAATTATCAAATTGTTGCCAGTAAAAAttaaatcatcaacataaagGCACACGATCAAGATATCTTCATATTCGATAAACTTGATGTAAAGAGTATGTTCAAATGGAAATCTTCTGAAATCATTCTCAGCGAAATAAGAATCAATCTTCTTGTATCACGCTTTTGGCGCTTAATTTAATCCGTACAAAGTTTTCTTCAACCTGTAAACTTTATCTTCTTCTCTTGGAACTTCATATCCTGCACTTGCAGGTTACTTAATATACACTTCTTCTTATAAAGTTTCATTTATAAATGTAGACTTTACATCCATTTGATGTATATTCTACTTATTTTGGACCGAGAGTGAAATAATTATACGAATAGTGTTTAATCTAACAACAGGAGCAAATACTTTAAAGTAATCGATACCTGACTTTTGTTTGTATTTCTTAGTAACTAATCTTGTCTTGAAATGATCAACTTCACCATTGAATTTGTACTTAGTTTTGTAAACCCACTTTACTCCAATCGACTTCTTATTTGTTGGTAAATCTGCCATCTCCCCATGTGTCATTCTTTTTAATGGCAAGAATATCCTCATCTATTGCTTTCTTCTAATTGTTGTCTCTAAGGCTTCTTCAAATTCAATGGCTCACAATATGAAAATAGAGCAAAATTTATGGTTTTTTCATCGGACGGATCATTGTCATTGCCAACTTTATAATACGCTAATCTAGTAGGTAATCTCTACTCTCTTTGAGGTCTTCTAGATAATTTTAGCTGTTTAGTTGTGTTAGGTTGAGTTTTTCTACTTCATCACACGTATTTGGAATTATAATCAGTTATTTTTCTGTCTTTGTTCTCCAGTCCCACATGTCTTTCTCATCAAATGTCACGTCTCTGTTGATGATCACCTTTTTTGTTTCTGGATTATATAACTTGTATGCTTTTGAGTCTGTGCTATAATTGATAAAGATAAACTTCTCACCTTTGTCATCTAACTTTTTTCTTAATTGATCTAGAACATGAGTAATACACCCAAATACTCTAAATTAATGAATGGAAGGCTGCTTTTCACTCCAAACTTCTTCTGGAGTCTTATCATGAACACTCTTTGTTGG
This sequence is a window from Arachis duranensis cultivar V14167 chromosome 2, aradu.V14167.gnm2.J7QH, whole genome shotgun sequence. Protein-coding genes within it:
- the LOC107473848 gene encoding uncharacterized protein LOC107473848 isoform X3 — translated: MATYPPPSSSFSHFSAWNHVVPSPSSSCSYGGNSMAPTASASAIEQTPRHIPGVAVEWNLEEQAILEDGLARYAGVGSNVTVYATIAQQLQDKTVRDVALRVRWMKEVSYKEENIQNSKKRKDDLKLTKKSRNRKEKVSGRAVPSSRLVARSDVASSVPRMATMKSTDCTSYKAIGGLIGTLMEQNAQAFNQLSKNLASRMHGKNIEIFHQVRENFNKIMKEYTPPVSCSKLYAIGHPLGEKLGLS
- the LOC107473848 gene encoding uncharacterized protein LOC107473848 isoform X1, with the protein product MATYPPPSSSFSHFSAWNHVVPSPSSSCSYGGNSMAPTASASAIEQTPRHIPGVAVEWNLEEQAILEDGLARYAGVGSNVTVYATIAQQLQDKTVRDVALRVRWMKEVSYKEENIQNSKKRKDDLKLTKKSRNRKEKVSGRAVPSSRLVARSDVASSVPRMATMKSTDCTSYKAIGGLIGTLMEQNAQAFNQLSKNLASRMHGKNIEIFHQVRENFNKIMKDLNETPDPMSLMPPLPKLLALDEMEKLSNPKPPYTPMFQETDFILL
- the LOC107473848 gene encoding uncharacterized protein LOC107473848 isoform X2, with product MATYPPPSSSFSHFSAWNHVVPSPSSSCSYGGNSMAPTASASAIEQTPRHIPGVAVEWNLEEQAILEDGLARYAGVGSNVTVYATIAQQLQDKTVRDVALRVRWMKEKEENIQNSKKRKDDLKLTKKSRNRKEKVSGRAVPSSRLVARSDVASSVPRMATMKSTDCTSYKAIGGLIGTLMEQNAQAFNQLSKNLASRMHGKNIEIFHQVRENFNKIMKDLNETPDPMSLMPPLPKLLALDEMEKLSNPKPPYTPMFQETDFILL